From the genome of Phycisphaerae bacterium, one region includes:
- a CDS encoding GntR family transcriptional regulator, translating to MDRQKTKEAGVSKRQVAYERLRRILILQQIPEGVRLRESEWTKRLNVNRSALREAFARLEAEGLIVTGEKKGYFVPVLVMEDIMEVVVVRIALEGAAIELICEAGMNTPEHLKPLQDACDLMEQLINEDYHLSVAETDRRFHAALIEASRNKRLVIAYQHAPLPVVHPDIIDGQQWANRVRQTHEEHSAILAAILAGQVAEAKDLLRAHLTSSWGTVRLAGKTV from the coding sequence GTGGACAGGCAGAAAACCAAAGAGGCGGGTGTCTCAAAGCGGCAGGTGGCGTACGAACGCCTTCGGAGGATTCTCATTCTACAGCAGATACCCGAAGGAGTGAGACTGCGCGAATCCGAATGGACCAAGCGACTGAATGTCAATCGCTCTGCCCTGCGCGAGGCGTTCGCCCGCTTGGAGGCGGAAGGCCTGATCGTCACAGGCGAGAAGAAGGGCTACTTCGTGCCCGTTTTGGTCATGGAAGACATCATGGAGGTGGTCGTCGTACGCATTGCCCTCGAGGGAGCCGCCATTGAGCTCATCTGTGAGGCCGGAATGAACACGCCCGAGCACCTCAAGCCGTTGCAGGATGCCTGCGACCTCATGGAGCAGTTGATCAACGAAGACTACCACCTGAGCGTTGCCGAGACTGATAGGCGATTTCATGCCGCGCTCATTGAGGCCTCGCGGAACAAGCGATTGGTGATTGCATATCAGCATGCACCCCTGCCGGTCGTGCATCCCGACATCATCGACGGGCAGCAATGGGCAAATCGCGTCAGGCAGACGCATGAAGAGCACAGCGCCATCCTGGCGGCCATTCTGGCCGGCCAAGTGGCCGAGGCAAAGGATCTGCTGCGAGCCCATCTCACTTCCAGTTGGGGTACCGTCAGGCTGGCGGGCAAGACGGTCTGA
- a CDS encoding PEP-CTERM sorting domain-containing protein, which translates to MRRKATVFGVAVLVAAVSASSVMAASLVAIPKVTNRQDSTVKVGVYPRGITPDGRFVGGTAGLGFGSGGENTGFVYDATTGVIGHIVAGGYQACVDGIGYWTDGTTTKVVIEGDNGGWQSMNAWDTASNWDGTAQWAKIRRTNTHAYGDNGGLNRMAGTSNSSTGLLHGVFQTNTQTIYIDAFNGTGLGALDVKSTTNETTMNGISNAGKAVGVRGGRCYYVGPYVGGTTPANGYIAAAPDGTDAGSLYDIADDGSIMGGYGHVTGKTGWYPFVYDGTTSFELPGLSSGSGYATNGVVYSISPNGDYAVGMDYTKGYELAVMWDLRDMNNIVATDLTAFAAANGILGPFDGNLRRATAIGINAEGNPVIAGVGVASSLEASGYTGFVLTIPEPATMGLLVLGLPLMFWRRR; encoded by the coding sequence ATGAGGAGAAAAGCAACCGTGTTTGGTGTCGCGGTGCTCGTGGCGGCGGTGAGCGCTTCGAGCGTCATGGCCGCGAGTCTGGTCGCCATTCCGAAAGTGACGAACCGACAAGACAGCACCGTGAAAGTCGGCGTATACCCCCGGGGCATCACGCCGGATGGCCGCTTCGTGGGTGGCACCGCTGGACTGGGGTTTGGCAGCGGTGGTGAGAACACAGGCTTCGTTTACGACGCCACAACGGGTGTCATCGGGCACATCGTCGCGGGCGGCTATCAAGCTTGCGTGGATGGCATCGGCTATTGGACCGACGGCACCACGACCAAAGTCGTGATCGAGGGCGACAACGGCGGCTGGCAGTCGATGAATGCATGGGATACTGCGAGCAATTGGGACGGAACAGCTCAGTGGGCGAAGATTCGTCGGACGAATACACATGCCTACGGCGACAATGGCGGTCTGAACAGGATGGCGGGCACGAGCAACAGCAGCACCGGCCTGCTCCACGGCGTGTTCCAGACCAACACCCAGACGATCTACATCGACGCCTTCAACGGGACCGGGCTGGGTGCCTTGGACGTCAAGAGCACGACTAATGAAACCACGATGAATGGTATCTCCAATGCAGGCAAGGCGGTCGGCGTACGCGGCGGTCGCTGCTACTATGTAGGACCTTATGTCGGCGGCACTACTCCAGCGAATGGCTATATCGCCGCCGCGCCGGACGGGACCGACGCCGGCAGTCTGTACGACATTGCGGACGACGGTAGCATCATGGGCGGCTACGGCCATGTGACCGGCAAGACCGGCTGGTATCCTTTCGTTTACGACGGCACAACTTCGTTCGAGCTGCCGGGCCTTAGCAGCGGCTCAGGCTATGCGACCAACGGCGTGGTCTACTCGATTTCGCCCAACGGCGACTATGCCGTCGGCATGGACTACACCAAGGGTTACGAGCTGGCGGTCATGTGGGATCTGCGGGATATGAACAACATCGTCGCCACGGACCTGACCGCGTTTGCGGCGGCGAACGGCATCCTGGGCCCGTTCGACGGCAACCTCCGTCGGGCCACTGCCATCGGGATTAATGCCGAAGGCAATCCGGTTATCGCGGGAGTCGGCGTGGCCAGCAGTCTTGAGGCCAGCGGTTATACCGGCTTCGTGCTGACGATTCCGGAACCTGCGACCATGGGGTTGCTGGTTCTGGGTTTGCCGTTGATGTTTTGGCGCCGGCGCTGA